CCCTTTTGAGACCGAGGATGTCCGAAATGACCCAAAATAGGACGGCGTCCCGACATCGGCGGCCAACCAGCCCCATGCGGGCGCTGCTGGCGGGTGTCATCTTGCTGCTGACGCTGCTGGCGGGTGCTCCGGCTACAGCCGAAGCCGCGCGCATCAAGGATATCGCCGCCGTCAAGGGCGTGCGCCCCAACCAGCTGGTGGGCTACGGCCTGGTGGTGGGGTTGAACGGCAGCGGCGACAACAACAAGACCGAGTTTACCATCCAGTCCCTGGTCAACATGCTGGAGCGCTTGAACGTCCACGTGGACCCAAACGACGTCAAGGTCAAAAACGTGGCCGCCGTGATCGTCACCGCCAGCCTGCCGCCGTTTTCGCGCATCGGCAACAAGATCGACGTGTTGGTCTCCTCCATCGGCGACGCCAAAAGCCTGGTGGGCGGGACCCTGCTCCTGACCCCGCTGCGCGGGGTGGACCGCGAGGTTTACGCCCTGGCCCAGGGGCCGGTTTCGGTGGGAGGCTTCGGCGCCACGGGCACCACCGGCAGCGCGGTCACCCAGAACCATCTGCTGGCCGCCAAGATCCCGGGGGGTGCCACGGTCGAGAAGGAAATACCCTTTGCTCTCGCCGGGCGGCAGGAGCTGACGTTGACCCTTTTTCAGCCGGATTTCACCACCGCGGTGCGGGTTTCGGATGCTATCAACCAGGCCATGGGCGGCGCCCTGGCCAGCGCGCTGGACTCCGGGACCCTGGAGGTCAAGGTGCCCGGCGGCTTTCACGACAATCTCCCCGGCTTTCTGGCGCGTATTGAAACCCTTGCCGTGACCCCCGACAGCGTGGCCCGCATCGTGGTCAACGAAAAGACCGGGACCGTGGTGATGGGCGAAAATGTGCGGATCGCCACCGTGGCGGTGGCCCACGGCAACCTGAGCATTTCCATCCAGGAGGCCTTTGACGTCTCCCAGCCCGAACCG
This Desulfobacteraceae bacterium DNA region includes the following protein-coding sequences:
- a CDS encoding flagellar basal body P-ring protein FlgI, whose product is MTQNRTASRHRRPTSPMRALLAGVILLLTLLAGAPATAEAARIKDIAAVKGVRPNQLVGYGLVVGLNGSGDNNKTEFTIQSLVNMLERLNVHVDPNDVKVKNVAAVIVTASLPPFSRIGNKIDVLVSSIGDAKSLVGGTLLLTPLRGVDREVYALAQGPVSVGGFGATGTTGSAVTQNHLLAAKIPGGATVEKEIPFALAGRQELTLTLFQPDFTTAVRVSDAINQAMGGALASALDSGTLEVKVPGGFHDNLPGFLARIETLAVTPDSVARIVVNEKTGTVVMGENVRIATVAVAHGNLSISIQEAFDVSQPEP